Proteins from one Burkholderiaceae bacterium DAT-1 genomic window:
- a CDS encoding VirK/YbjX family protein — translation MSDLTLACLSPIDVDTLSHQICQPHRVATISPLQALGRAVRAVASIDTKRKYSRTARFLSKCICRPRASVRWLTDLYQSGMGDLVHLHPRLLLKPYRPYINRQNTFHLRAHTIRSHYQMAIRLISPRFVVQMLVGETLQLAKIQGKTADAAFELVLTRTDMFDREGELVLTLRTADTHLIVYRLVFSLGTSAAGKQALVVGCLQGPKHEGARDTVKHATKALHGIRPRNLLVDALYSIKRACGIQEIQCVSTAARVFQGESVHADYDAVWTEAGGVLQQDGMFRLPANLIHDISHVPSKHRAEYRRRMTLRDTLDRDIAAQLRSWQTSR, via the coding sequence ATGTCAGACCTCACCCTTGCATGCCTGTCGCCGATCGATGTCGACACGCTATCGCACCAGATTTGCCAGCCTCACCGCGTGGCCACCATTTCCCCTCTGCAAGCGCTGGGACGGGCAGTCAGGGCAGTTGCATCTATTGATACGAAGCGGAAATACAGCCGTACAGCGCGATTCCTCAGCAAATGCATATGCCGTCCCAGAGCGTCGGTCCGCTGGTTAACCGATTTATACCAGTCCGGTATGGGCGATTTGGTGCATTTGCATCCACGCCTGCTGCTCAAGCCGTATCGCCCCTACATAAATCGGCAAAACACGTTCCATCTGCGTGCGCATACCATTCGCAGCCACTATCAGATGGCCATCCGGCTGATTTCGCCCCGCTTTGTTGTACAGATGCTCGTGGGTGAAACCCTTCAACTGGCCAAGATTCAGGGTAAGACAGCGGATGCTGCATTTGAACTCGTGCTCACCCGAACCGATATGTTCGATCGTGAGGGAGAGTTGGTGCTCACACTGCGTACGGCAGACACACACCTCATTGTCTATCGTCTGGTATTTAGTCTGGGAACAAGTGCAGCGGGTAAGCAAGCGCTGGTAGTTGGCTGCTTACAAGGACCCAAGCACGAAGGCGCTCGCGACACGGTCAAGCATGCGACCAAAGCCTTGCATGGCATTCGCCCACGCAACCTGCTGGTAGATGCGCTCTACAGCATCAAGCGTGCATGCGGGATTCAGGAGATTCAGTGTGTCTCCACGGCTGCCCGGGTCTTTCAGGGAGAGTCAGTCCATGCAGATTACGATGCGGTATGGACAGAGGCGGGTGGCGTTCTGCAACAGGATGGCATGTTCCGCTTACCTGCAAACTTGATTCACGATATCAGCCACGTCCCCAGCAAGCATCGTGCTGAATATCGACGCCGTATGACGCTGCGCGATACACTGGATCGGGACATTGCAGCCCAGCTTCGCAGCTGGCAAACGTCCCGGTAA
- a CDS encoding cation:proton antiporter has protein sequence MSLRKWLPLFLAAFALPVFASGSHETASQFLWLTMLLLFARLSGLVERLGLPAVLGELAAGMLLGNVVLVGLPSLSFIAGDRVLQFLGELGLVILLFQVGLESDLKAMRAVGLRAFSVASVGVVLPFLIGAALVGPWLLPGASTISYLFLGAALTATSVGITGRVFKDAGMLSSQEARIVLGSAVIDDILGLIILAVVSALAIKGSVDIAQIGLLSAKAFAILAVFFMIGQWFAPRVSALMARVHGGASMQFTVIMAFCLGFSWLADLAGLAAIVGAFAAGLVLDAAVVKPFEAAESNEAAKHRMMHMVEPLGFLLGPLFFVLTGMQVDLHVFADVQTLLVTLGLTLAALLGKVAAGAVAGSGVNRWLIGWGMAPRGEVGLIFASIGLSLGVLTPAIYSVVVGVMVLTTLVTPPVLSVLIRRMQRV, from the coding sequence ATGTCTCTGCGCAAATGGCTGCCCCTTTTCCTGGCGGCGTTCGCGCTGCCTGTTTTTGCTTCCGGATCGCATGAAACGGCCAGCCAGTTCCTCTGGCTGACCATGCTTTTGCTGTTCGCTCGTCTGTCTGGCCTCGTGGAGCGTTTAGGTTTACCCGCTGTACTGGGTGAGCTTGCTGCAGGCATGCTGCTTGGCAACGTGGTACTGGTCGGGCTGCCCTCGCTGAGCTTTATCGCAGGTGATCGCGTGTTGCAGTTTCTCGGTGAGCTGGGTCTTGTGATCCTGCTGTTTCAGGTGGGGCTGGAATCTGATCTCAAAGCGATGCGCGCCGTAGGTTTACGAGCGTTTTCCGTTGCCAGTGTGGGCGTGGTTCTGCCTTTTCTGATCGGTGCCGCGCTGGTAGGGCCATGGCTGTTACCAGGGGCCTCCACGATTTCCTATTTGTTTCTTGGTGCGGCACTGACCGCGACCTCGGTTGGTATCACCGGACGGGTTTTCAAGGATGCGGGGATGCTGAGTAGCCAGGAGGCTCGCATCGTTCTGGGTTCTGCGGTCATCGACGATATTCTCGGCTTGATCATTCTGGCGGTGGTATCGGCGCTGGCCATCAAGGGATCGGTGGATATCGCCCAGATCGGCCTGCTCTCTGCCAAGGCGTTCGCCATTCTGGCGGTGTTTTTCATGATCGGGCAGTGGTTTGCACCGCGTGTCTCTGCGCTGATGGCGCGGGTGCATGGTGGCGCATCCATGCAATTCACCGTGATCATGGCGTTCTGCCTAGGGTTTTCCTGGCTGGCTGATCTGGCCGGTCTCGCCGCCATTGTCGGTGCGTTTGCTGCGGGATTGGTGCTGGATGCCGCTGTAGTGAAGCCCTTTGAAGCAGCAGAATCGAATGAAGCGGCCAAGCATCGCATGATGCACATGGTCGAGCCGCTCGGCTTTCTGCTTGGACCACTCTTCTTTGTGCTGACCGGCATGCAGGTTGATCTGCATGTATTTGCCGATGTACAAACCTTGCTGGTGACCTTGGGCCTGACGCTTGCCGCATTACTGGGCAAGGTGGCTGCCGGCGCGGTAGCAGGATCGGGTGTGAATCGCTGGTTGATTGGCTGGGGGATGGCACCACGCGGCGAAGTGGGGCTGATTTTCGCCAGCATTGGCTTGTCACTCGGTGTGCTGACACCCGCGATTTATAGTGTGGTGGTCGGTGTCATGGTGCTGACGACGCTGGTCACCCCACCCGTATTGAGTGTGTTGATCCGCCGAATGCAGCGCGTGTAG
- a CDS encoding DNA cytosine methyltransferase, with protein MKLTQNLAMNNRVISLFCGTGGMDFGAHAAGFRTVFALDNFRAATSTLSNYFPDVDVRTTDIYSFNESAVNPYPEADIIMGGYPCQSFSMGGTRNPEKDDRSNLFLGFAEAVNKVKPKIFIAENVSGLAKLQNGEWFKKQIDVYENQLAAKYHVHHLLINAADFGVPQFRKRVFIVGVRADISDSFEFPTPTHTKPKLVNKLGLLPYASHGDAIAHLPANPIGEYYERPHDPDGNFAWYFMSRNRRHRWDSPAFTVVANFRHITLHPASPVMELEWSDLANGFKQKWRFTDHYDHLQFNPDYPCISPRRLSWREAAAIQTFPPDFEPMGTLEEKFTQIGNAVPPLLMEKIMQKVRELI; from the coding sequence GTGAAGTTGACCCAAAATTTGGCTATGAACAATCGTGTAATTTCCCTTTTCTGCGGTACCGGCGGCATGGACTTTGGTGCACATGCTGCGGGATTCAGAACCGTATTTGCCCTCGATAATTTCAGAGCGGCCACGTCGACATTGTCGAACTATTTTCCTGACGTTGACGTTAGAACTACCGATATTTATTCATTCAATGAGTCAGCTGTTAATCCATATCCAGAAGCAGATATCATCATGGGTGGATATCCATGCCAATCTTTTTCAATGGGGGGTACGCGCAATCCGGAAAAAGATGATAGGTCCAATTTGTTTCTTGGCTTTGCTGAGGCGGTGAACAAGGTTAAGCCGAAAATATTCATTGCAGAAAATGTTTCAGGATTAGCTAAGCTTCAAAATGGTGAATGGTTTAAAAAGCAAATTGATGTCTATGAAAATCAATTGGCGGCAAAATATCACGTACATCATCTGCTTATAAATGCTGCTGACTTTGGCGTCCCTCAGTTTAGGAAGCGTGTATTTATTGTTGGAGTTAGGGCTGATATTTCAGATAGTTTCGAATTCCCAACGCCAACTCATACAAAGCCAAAGCTGGTCAATAAGCTTGGCCTACTGCCATATGCTTCACATGGCGATGCAATTGCTCACCTGCCTGCTAATCCGATCGGTGAATATTACGAAAGGCCGCATGATCCTGATGGGAACTTTGCATGGTACTTCATGTCCAGAAATCGTCGTCATCGATGGGATAGCCCAGCATTTACGGTGGTAGCAAACTTCAGGCACATTACTTTGCATCCCGCGTCCCCAGTAATGGAGCTTGAATGGAGCGATTTGGCGAATGGGTTTAAGCAGAAATGGCGATTTACTGATCATTATGATCACTTGCAATTTAATCCAGATTATCCATGTATTAGCCCTAGAAGACTCTCTTGGAGAGAGGCGGCAGCAATCCAAACATTTCCTCCCGATTTTGAACCAATGGGGACTTTGGAGGAAAAGTTTACGCAGATTGGAAATGCTGTACCACCCCTACTCATGGAGAAAATAATGCAAAAAGTACGTGAATTGATTTAG
- a CDS encoding TonB-dependent receptor, which produces MKHTHTRITSQVVLALATLSSLAWAAEDAPASSDAARSEKIVVTGSRIARIDKEGPTSVTVLTAKEIEQQGYKSVFDALNNLTQNTGFVQGDDYGNTFTPAANAVSLRGLGPNHTLVLLNGHRLSDYPIAYQGTVNFVNLSDIPAGLVDRVEVLNGGASAIYGSDAIAGVINIILKKRVTGLDISARTGSLQDGGGRDTKVALSGGLNADHLSVVYAFDVNRRAMLWSKDRAFMADTTLDGSDPYSTLKRVDLNKGVNYGLDAVCGAFSRTFDGSVQTIQDGEGGSYCGTGKLRPTYWTLQTQKQGVSGFTGVTYELDPDHTVFAELQLGRNVTENNTSTVSWVSSAPNKRYFLNQNTGKIEQWAKQFSPEEIGGAERWNRRWADTSLNVALGSRGRLGQSGWHYDAVYAASGYDSRARTPRFLTGLDEFFLGPKLGTTSGGVSIYAPDPKQFYTPVTTTQFDALTGQSEARNKSWNQTASLSATGELLNLPAGPLTLATVGELGQQGYVNAADPRLAQGVFYNNSKSNYVSGARTRYALGAEFNIPILSQLTGTLAGRYDRYAFADTRIGKFTSNGGLEYRPSSSLLLRANYATSFRAPDMNYTFASQVNGYYASTTDYYRCELAGQPLSKCKFANYSPGANYTQTKNKDLQPENGQSWGLGVVWAPNSKLDVSLDYWKIQINDEVTNLDAGQLLHQEAQCRNGQLSATSTQCQDIFRRIVRNPADATFQPNVITNIFVNPINAADEVTSGIDLHANYRWRTEELGRFATQVRYSRVLTHTYRQFAGDDAQDLLHAEGATDWPSRLTTTLTWSNQAWRAALAGNLYGRISNAAGKRSLPATWLFNGSAGYEISKRASVSVTVNNLFNITKRDDSAGWPFYPVGNFTPYGRQISVGGEYHFN; this is translated from the coding sequence ATGAAACATACACATACAAGAATTACATCCCAAGTTGTTCTGGCACTTGCCACACTCTCCTCGCTCGCATGGGCTGCCGAGGATGCGCCGGCGTCATCTGATGCTGCCCGCTCGGAAAAGATTGTCGTTACCGGATCGCGAATCGCCCGAATTGATAAAGAAGGGCCAACCAGCGTCACCGTGCTGACAGCCAAAGAAATTGAGCAACAGGGTTACAAAAGCGTATTCGACGCGCTAAATAACCTGACGCAGAACACCGGCTTTGTTCAAGGCGATGACTATGGCAATACATTTACGCCAGCTGCCAATGCGGTGAGTTTACGCGGATTGGGGCCTAACCATACCTTGGTACTGCTCAATGGTCACCGTCTGAGCGACTATCCGATCGCATATCAGGGAACAGTAAATTTCGTAAATCTGTCTGATATTCCGGCAGGGCTGGTTGACCGAGTCGAGGTGCTCAATGGCGGGGCATCTGCGATTTATGGCTCTGATGCGATAGCAGGTGTGATCAATATCATTCTGAAAAAGCGTGTGACCGGATTGGATATTTCGGCACGAACCGGCAGCTTGCAAGACGGTGGTGGCAGGGATACGAAAGTGGCACTCAGCGGTGGCCTAAATGCCGATCATTTGAGTGTCGTGTATGCTTTTGATGTGAATCGACGTGCCATGCTGTGGAGTAAGGATCGGGCATTCATGGCTGATACCACGCTCGATGGTAGCGACCCTTATTCGACCTTGAAGCGCGTAGATTTAAACAAGGGTGTGAACTACGGTCTGGATGCCGTGTGTGGCGCATTTTCCAGGACATTTGATGGCAGTGTGCAAACGATTCAGGACGGTGAAGGTGGGAGCTATTGTGGCACCGGCAAATTACGACCGACCTACTGGACACTGCAAACGCAAAAGCAGGGTGTGAGCGGATTCACGGGCGTGACCTATGAACTCGATCCCGATCATACAGTGTTCGCCGAGCTTCAACTGGGGCGCAACGTCACTGAAAATAATACCAGCACTGTCTCATGGGTATCATCTGCACCTAACAAGCGGTATTTCCTCAATCAGAATACCGGCAAGATTGAACAATGGGCTAAACAGTTTTCCCCGGAAGAAATCGGCGGTGCTGAGCGCTGGAATCGCCGCTGGGCGGATACCAGCTTAAACGTGGCACTGGGGTCGCGTGGCAGGTTGGGGCAGAGCGGCTGGCACTATGACGCGGTCTACGCAGCATCAGGCTACGATAGTCGTGCGCGTACGCCGCGATTTCTGACAGGGTTGGATGAATTTTTCCTCGGCCCCAAACTGGGTACGACCAGCGGCGGCGTTTCAATCTATGCACCCGATCCCAAGCAATTCTATACGCCAGTCACTACGACACAGTTTGATGCGCTGACAGGTCAGAGTGAAGCCAGAAACAAGAGCTGGAACCAGACTGCAAGCCTGTCGGCAACCGGGGAGTTGCTGAATCTGCCTGCCGGGCCACTCACGCTCGCGACAGTGGGAGAACTCGGTCAGCAGGGCTATGTGAATGCCGCTGATCCAAGGTTGGCGCAGGGGGTGTTCTATAACAACAGCAAGTCGAACTATGTGAGTGGCGCACGTACCCGCTATGCGCTGGGTGCGGAGTTCAACATTCCGATCCTGAGTCAGCTGACTGGCACGCTGGCTGGCCGTTATGATCGCTATGCATTTGCCGATACGCGTATCGGGAAATTCACATCGAATGGTGGTCTGGAATACCGGCCAAGCTCATCGCTGCTACTGCGCGCAAATTACGCAACCAGCTTCCGCGCACCGGATATGAATTACACCTTTGCCAGTCAGGTGAATGGTTACTATGCCTCGACTACCGATTATTACCGCTGCGAGCTGGCAGGCCAACCGCTGTCCAAGTGCAAGTTCGCCAATTATTCGCCGGGTGCAAATTATACCCAAACCAAGAACAAGGACTTGCAGCCGGAAAATGGCCAGTCGTGGGGGCTGGGTGTAGTCTGGGCGCCAAATAGCAAATTGGACGTTTCGCTTGATTACTGGAAGATTCAGATCAATGACGAAGTGACGAATCTGGATGCCGGGCAGTTGCTGCATCAGGAGGCGCAATGCCGAAATGGTCAGTTGAGCGCCACATCGACCCAGTGTCAGGATATCTTCAGACGCATTGTGCGTAATCCGGCTGATGCTACGTTCCAGCCTAATGTAATTACCAATATTTTTGTCAATCCGATCAACGCGGCCGATGAAGTCACAAGCGGAATTGATCTGCATGCCAACTATCGCTGGCGCACTGAAGAATTGGGCCGGTTTGCCACCCAGGTACGCTATTCGCGGGTGCTGACGCATACCTATCGTCAGTTTGCCGGTGACGACGCTCAGGATCTGTTGCATGCAGAGGGGGCAACCGACTGGCCGTCGCGTCTGACAACTACGCTGACTTGGTCGAATCAGGCTTGGCGTGCTGCGCTGGCTGGCAATCTGTATGGCCGAATTTCCAATGCTGCTGGCAAGCGCTCATTGCCTGCCACATGGCTGTTTAATGGCAGTGCGGGCTATGAAATCAGCAAGCGTGCGAGTGTATCGGTGACGGTCAATAATCTGTTCAACATCACCAAGCGTGATGACTCGGCGGGTTGGCCCTTCTATCCGGTAGGCAACTTCACCCCGTATGGGCGGCAAATCTCGGTGGGCGGGGAGTACCACTTTAACTAA
- a CDS encoding rhomboid family intramembrane serine protease: MLVIPLPNRPNWRNPPWVTLCLIISCVLIYFGFQLPGERAANEGIKLYQSAGLGDIELPRYQAFLQRAGAKPEADAVEQALAEGSQHAGWVHAVLASLDNQDFQRQLQQDLAQHTEQHLYADWQRNRKQFDLLWAKNFTWKYALHPRAPTTAQVFMQMFMHGSIDHLVGNMVILFMVAYTVEALIGGGLFLLLYVLAGVCATLPDLIWPGTAGSISLGASGAIAGVMAMFVMLYGLRKVRFFYWIVVYFSTMRAPAILVLPWWLAHEVWQRLGDPESHVNYWAHFAGLCSGTVFIAVYRLYKQGKTAEALEVDDRAKAHALQRELADDQMRKMEFAAAARSYISLFDQDISQPEPGLLAFRAACMQPDPNVLQEAAFRLFQAAQLTSVDQHAADTAKAWQMARQQNLKLPQLSLKQWVRLLSAWIAASKLDEAEQLLARLISREGDHIQLLPALVYKLGMAHRVRGDKTRSLAAWTLLKKHFPESVEARMAGQAS; this comes from the coding sequence ATGCTTGTTATACCGCTGCCCAATCGCCCAAACTGGCGTAATCCGCCGTGGGTGACGCTTTGCCTGATCATTTCATGCGTTCTGATTTACTTTGGCTTTCAGTTGCCGGGTGAACGTGCGGCGAATGAGGGCATCAAGCTTTACCAGTCAGCAGGACTCGGTGACATCGAGCTACCACGCTACCAAGCCTTTCTGCAGCGCGCCGGTGCAAAACCTGAAGCGGATGCAGTAGAACAGGCGCTAGCAGAAGGCTCGCAGCATGCAGGCTGGGTGCATGCCGTACTCGCGAGTCTCGACAATCAGGATTTCCAACGGCAACTGCAGCAAGATCTTGCTCAACATACAGAACAGCACCTGTATGCCGACTGGCAGCGCAATCGCAAACAGTTTGATTTGCTGTGGGCCAAAAATTTCACCTGGAAGTATGCACTGCATCCACGTGCCCCTACCACCGCCCAGGTGTTCATGCAGATGTTTATGCACGGCAGCATCGATCATCTGGTGGGCAATATGGTGATCCTGTTTATGGTGGCCTACACGGTGGAAGCATTGATTGGTGGCGGCCTGTTCCTGCTGCTGTATGTACTGGCAGGCGTCTGTGCAACCCTCCCCGATTTGATTTGGCCCGGCACTGCAGGATCGATTTCTTTAGGTGCCTCGGGTGCAATCGCCGGAGTGATGGCCATGTTTGTGATGCTGTATGGCCTGCGGAAGGTGCGTTTCTTTTACTGGATTGTGGTGTATTTCAGTACGATGCGTGCGCCTGCAATTCTGGTATTGCCATGGTGGCTTGCGCATGAGGTATGGCAACGACTGGGCGATCCGGAAAGCCATGTCAACTACTGGGCGCACTTTGCCGGACTCTGTAGCGGAACCGTGTTCATTGCGGTGTATCGCCTTTACAAGCAAGGCAAAACCGCAGAAGCGCTGGAGGTGGATGATCGGGCCAAAGCCCACGCGCTCCAGCGGGAACTGGCAGATGATCAGATGCGGAAAATGGAGTTCGCTGCTGCAGCCCGCAGCTATATTTCGCTGTTTGATCAGGATATCTCCCAGCCTGAACCGGGCTTACTTGCTTTTCGCGCGGCCTGTATGCAGCCAGATCCGAATGTGCTTCAGGAGGCTGCATTCCGTTTGTTCCAGGCGGCGCAGCTTACATCAGTTGATCAGCATGCGGCCGATACCGCTAAAGCATGGCAAATGGCCAGGCAACAGAATCTTAAATTACCTCAACTCAGCCTCAAACAATGGGTGCGATTGCTCTCGGCATGGATTGCCGCGAGTAAACTGGATGAAGCGGAGCAATTGCTTGCACGCCTGATTTCCCGTGAAGGAGATCATATTCAGTTACTGCCAGCACTGGTATACAAACTGGGTATGGCACATCGTGTACGCGGCGACAAGACACGCAGTCTTGCCGCCTGGACACTCCTTAAAAAGCATTTTCCGGAATCGGTCGAAGCCCGTATGGCAGGTCAGGCATCCTGA
- a CDS encoding Hpt domain-containing protein — protein sequence MQAIELDQSLIQDVLDEFDEHLAGLANDLHALVQSPLAADSVASAFRRIHTIKGDFGFCRAHPYEHFVHTLENTLQRIRSKELICSAVIAEAILQSLEEIRRLADIFPTLSGQDEVPEPNPRLHDLALKMASADTQARADDHARTLLLLLHGLLEDDPPAPPDLPEAAFAHALSMGHMLNGWLETRFGGAWIGRSAFIADAALHIQRHHPAHISSQSLILAGWWHDTGLLATSGTPATSLPDDHQQFAPMHAAHAAQALLALNGECSDPATIIRDHHVWANGKSPPRLTHDAPHPGALILACADELYHRTNGTRGDAFRRGALRTLFDLSAGLETRLDSATLRAFECALPDLISLYA from the coding sequence ATGCAAGCAATCGAGCTTGACCAATCACTGATCCAGGACGTTCTGGACGAATTTGACGAGCACCTTGCCGGGCTCGCGAATGATTTGCATGCGCTTGTGCAGTCACCGCTGGCGGCTGATAGCGTGGCCAGTGCTTTCCGCCGGATTCACACGATCAAGGGCGACTTTGGTTTCTGCCGCGCTCACCCGTACGAGCACTTTGTTCATACACTTGAAAATACCTTGCAGCGGATTCGCTCCAAGGAATTGATCTGCAGCGCGGTCATAGCCGAGGCCATTCTGCAAAGTCTGGAAGAGATTCGCAGACTAGCCGATATCTTTCCAACCCTGAGTGGGCAAGATGAGGTGCCTGAACCGAATCCCAGGCTGCATGATCTGGCGCTGAAAATGGCCAGCGCAGATACTCAGGCACGTGCAGATGATCATGCACGCACGCTGTTGCTCCTGCTGCACGGACTACTGGAGGATGACCCGCCTGCGCCCCCCGACTTGCCCGAGGCAGCATTTGCGCATGCGTTGTCGATGGGGCACATGCTAAATGGCTGGCTGGAAACCCGCTTCGGGGGGGCATGGATAGGCAGAAGTGCGTTCATTGCAGATGCTGCGCTACACATTCAGCGTCACCATCCAGCTCACATTTCCTCGCAATCACTGATACTTGCCGGCTGGTGGCACGATACCGGTTTGCTGGCTACCTCCGGTACACCAGCCACCAGTCTTCCCGACGATCACCAGCAATTTGCACCGATGCATGCGGCGCACGCTGCACAAGCCTTACTTGCCTTGAATGGCGAATGCAGCGACCCCGCCACGATCATTCGCGATCATCACGTCTGGGCAAATGGGAAATCACCCCCTCGCCTCACTCACGACGCGCCTCATCCGGGTGCCCTGATTCTTGCCTGCGCGGACGAACTCTACCATCGGACAAACGGTACACGCGGCGATGCCTTTCGCCGTGGTGCACTACGCACGCTGTTTGATCTGAGCGCAGGGCTTGAAACCCGGCTAGATAGCGCGACGCTCCGCGCTTTTGAATGCGCACTCCCCGACCTCATCAGCCTGTACGCCTGA
- a CDS encoding chalcone isomerase family protein: MSTLLACSLSLMSLDSHALMLGERTVADAAQVANATLALNGAGIRSKAYFKVYLAALYLDKLTNSVSDILADQGPQRLQITFLRDVGGGLLSRSMQEGLDENCSESEHAQFAASIESFAAMFGSLESVHEGDVINLDWVPDTGMVATVNGRAIRDPLPDREFYNLVLRIWLGEHPASNDLKQRLLGVQLTG, translated from the coding sequence ATGTCTACGCTGCTTGCGTGCAGCCTGTCTCTGATGTCTCTGGATTCACACGCCCTGATGCTGGGTGAGCGAACGGTTGCCGACGCTGCACAGGTGGCCAACGCCACACTTGCGTTAAATGGCGCAGGCATTCGCAGTAAAGCCTATTTCAAGGTATACCTAGCGGCCTTGTATCTAGATAAGCTGACGAACAGTGTGAGCGACATTCTGGCGGATCAAGGACCACAGCGCCTGCAGATTACCTTTTTGCGGGATGTAGGTGGCGGCTTGCTGAGCCGGTCCATGCAGGAAGGACTGGATGAGAATTGCTCCGAGTCCGAACATGCGCAATTTGCAGCCAGCATCGAATCGTTTGCGGCCATGTTCGGATCGCTTGAGTCGGTACATGAAGGCGATGTCATTAATCTCGACTGGGTTCCCGATACAGGCATGGTGGCAACAGTCAATGGCCGGGCCATCCGAGACCCGCTGCCTGACCGCGAATTTTACAATCTGGTATTGCGTATCTGGCTGGGGGAGCATCCTGCCAGTAACGATCTCAAGCAGCGCCTGTTAGGCGTGCAATTGACCGGATAA
- the ppx gene encoding exopolyphosphatase has protein sequence MTVHQTIAAVDLGSNSFRLQVARVEDNQIYPLDSLKDTVRFAAGLSKDNRLDDASQQRALAALSRFGERLRGFHEDAVRVVATNTLRVAKNAGDFLPRAEAALGFPIEVIAGREEARLIYIGAAHSLPINDDRRLVVDIGGGSTEFIIGQGYDSHKTESLRMGCVSWSMKFFPDGKLTKEGFRDAELAARAELQRIATEFSPEHWQVAIGTSGTARSLSDICEQNGLSASGISREGLERLRAILIRTGHLDKVQLDGLRPDRRPVLPGGFAIMAAVFAELGVDNMSITLGALRDGVLYDLIGRHHHRDLRDITVDRFTRVYGVEQAQQARVTQASLAYWQQLAVNMGIDPMPRMQMLEWAARLHEIGLSVAHTAYHKHSAYILQNADMPGFSNREQQQLAQLVLAHRGGIRKLGAHVPMEAMAQILALRLAAILNRSRMDRPLPPLVLTGVKNGFRIEASDSWIDDNPLSHMALIQEAEAWRDAGWRLDLSDSFSRWE, from the coding sequence ATGACTGTTCACCAAACCATTGCCGCAGTAGATCTGGGTTCAAATAGTTTCCGCCTGCAAGTTGCACGCGTTGAAGACAACCAGATTTATCCGCTTGATTCGCTTAAGGATACCGTGCGGTTTGCGGCAGGCCTGAGCAAGGACAACCGGCTGGATGATGCCAGCCAGCAACGTGCGCTGGCGGCATTGTCCCGCTTTGGCGAGCGTCTGCGCGGCTTTCATGAGGATGCGGTGCGCGTTGTCGCCACCAATACGCTGCGTGTGGCCAAAAATGCGGGTGATTTCCTGCCGCGCGCTGAGGCTGCGCTAGGATTTCCGATTGAAGTGATCGCTGGGCGTGAAGAAGCCCGCCTCATCTACATAGGCGCAGCACACAGTCTCCCCATCAATGACGATCGCCGGCTGGTGGTGGACATCGGTGGCGGCTCCACTGAATTTATCATTGGTCAGGGCTACGACTCGCACAAAACCGAGAGCCTGCGCATGGGCTGCGTCAGCTGGAGCATGAAATTCTTTCCGGATGGCAAACTGACCAAGGAAGGTTTCCGTGATGCCGAACTGGCCGCGCGAGCCGAACTGCAGCGCATTGCCACGGAGTTTTCGCCCGAGCACTGGCAGGTTGCAATCGGAACCTCCGGTACGGCGCGTTCGCTGTCAGATATCTGTGAACAAAATGGTCTGAGCGCATCGGGCATCAGCCGGGAAGGGCTTGAGCGTTTACGCGCCATTCTGATCCGCACAGGACATCTGGATAAGGTGCAGCTGGATGGGTTGCGACCCGATCGCCGTCCGGTGCTGCCGGGTGGGTTTGCCATTATGGCCGCAGTGTTTGCCGAGCTAGGGGTCGACAATATGTCGATCACGCTGGGTGCGCTGCGTGATGGCGTACTGTATGACCTGATTGGTCGCCACCATCATCGCGATCTGCGTGATATTACCGTTGATCGCTTCACGCGTGTGTATGGTGTCGAGCAAGCGCAGCAAGCGCGCGTGACGCAGGCCTCACTGGCCTACTGGCAGCAACTGGCGGTGAATATGGGCATCGACCCCATGCCGCGCATGCAAATGCTGGAATGGGCGGCACGTCTGCACGAAATTGGCCTGTCGGTGGCGCATACTGCCTACCATAAGCACTCGGCCTATATTTTGCAAAATGCCGATATGCCGGGCTTCTCCAATCGCGAACAGCAACAACTGGCACAACTGGTGCTCGCGCATCGTGGCGGTATCCGTAAACTCGGTGCGCATGTGCCGATGGAAGCGATGGCACAGATCCTGGCACTCCGTCTGGCGGCTATTCTCAACCGCAGCCGAATGGATCGTCCCTTGCCCCCTCTGGTGCTCACCGGTGTCAAAAATGGCTTCCGTATCGAAGCCTCTGATTCCTGGATTGATGACAACCCGCTCAGTCACATGGCGCTGATTCAGGAAGCCGAAGCCTGGCGTGATGCGGGCTGGCGACTCGATCTATCCGATAGTTTTTCCCGCTGGGAGTAA